One window of Methanogenium organophilum genomic DNA carries:
- a CDS encoding DMT family transporter, translating to MKEHSNYLFIILAILFQAMAGITGKYAAMSISILSSFPLNILTNMFYIFSLVCMVFQALVWQQALKHYPLSLAYPFMSIVNFVILIASAVLFSEGITVENIIGLLLISIGIAVLSREFKNRQTLDDNSDLKSDVQ from the coding sequence ATGAAAGAACATTCAAATTATCTCTTTATTATTCTTGCCATCCTCTTTCAGGCAATGGCGGGCATCACCGGGAAATATGCAGCGATGAGCATCTCTATCCTGTCATCTTTTCCGTTAAATATCCTAACAAATATGTTCTATATATTCTCTCTCGTATGTATGGTATTTCAGGCGTTGGTATGGCAGCAGGCCCTGAAACATTACCCTCTATCATTAGCTTATCCCTTTATGAGTATTGTTAATTTTGTAATCCTTATTGCCTCAGCTGTGCTTTTTAGCGAAGGAATTACTGTTGAAAATATCATCGGTCTTTTATTGATCTCTATTGGTATTGCAGTGCTATCACGGGAGTTCAAAAACAGGCAAACTTTAGATGACAATTCTGATCTGAAAAGTGATGTACAATGA